The Schistocerca cancellata isolate TAMUIC-IGC-003103 chromosome 4, iqSchCanc2.1, whole genome shotgun sequence genome contains a region encoding:
- the LOC126184449 gene encoding uncharacterized protein LOC126184449: MRKNKPGSYRPISLIPILIKIIECCIKTQLCNYFAEQNLFSSSLFGFRPGLSTINAVETLVTDILDGFENNSITCAVLLDLSKAFDTISHEILINKLECYGVKNNELALIRSYLTNRTQVIIVNSQQSNALPVSIIYADDTTLITSDNKLEEVKKNKKQIHTLPSRTDVHSHDTRYKNNLDVDFTRLSKVQSSFKQTGLKLYNKLPPSLKDLQGDAFRKQLHKLLADKCIYDVKELKCSRDFQILHSLSNVMSKQSISTNVG, from the exons atgagaaaaaacaaaCCTGGAAGTTACCGTCCAATATCCCTCATACCTatattaatcaagataatagaatgctgcattaaaacacaactttgcaattactttgctgaacaaaatcttttttcctcctcactctttggttttaggccaggattgtctacaataaatgcagtagaaactcttgtgacaGACATACTTGATGGTTTCGAGAACAATTCCATCACTTGTGCTGTACTACTagatctgagtaaagcatttgatactatatcccatgaaatactaataaataaactagAGTGCTATGGTGTCAAAAATAACGAACTGGCGCTAATCagatcatacctgacaaacagaactcaagtAATTATAGTAAATAGCCAGCAATCAAATGCCCTACCAGTT tcaataatatatgctgatgacacaaccctgattacctcagacaacaaattggaggaagtgaagaaaaacaaaa aacaaatacataccttaccctccagaacagatgttcattcacatgataccagatataaaaacaatcttgatgtagactttactaggctgtctaaggtccaaagtagctttaagcaaacaggattaaaattatataacaagttaccaccatcactgaaagacctacaaggtGATGCCTTCAGGAAGCAACTGCACAAATTGttagctgataagtgtatctatgatgtaaaggaattGAAATGTAGTAGAGA TTTCCAAATTTTAcattcactatcaaatgtaatgtcaaaacagtctatttcaacaaatgttggctaa